The Streptomyces sp. NBC_00459 DNA segment CAGTCGACGTGGTACGACCGCGCGTCCCCCGGACCGCCGTCGAAGCCCGTCACCGTGACCCCGTCCCGGCGCAGCTCCACGACCTGGTCCTGACCCAGCTCGATCGCCGACCGTGTGTGGGCGATGAACGCGGCGACGTCCGAGGCGAGAAAGGCCTCGCCCTCCCCGACGCCCACCACGAGCGGCGAGTTCCGCCGCGCCCCGACGACGACATCAGGCTCGTCGGCGTGCACGGCGACCAGCGTGAACGCACCCTCCAGCCGCCGGCAGACAAGCCGCATCGCCTCGGCCAGATCGGCACACGCGGAGAACTCCTCGGCGAGCAGATGGGCGACGACCTCGGTGTCGGTCTCGGAGACGAGTTCGTGCCCCCGCTCGGCCAACTCGGCCCGCAGACAGGCGAAGTTCTCGATGATCCCGTTGTGGACGACTGCGACGCGCCCCGCGTTGTCGAGATGCGGATGGGCGTTGGCGTCGGTCGGCCCGCCGTGGGTGGCCCACCGGGTGTGCCCGATGCCCGTACCGCCGGCCGGCAGCGGCCGTTCGACGAGTTCCTTCTCCAGGTTGACGAGCTTCCCGGCCTTCTTGGCACCGGCCAGCCCGCCATCGGCCAGTACAGCCACCCCGGCCGAGTCGTACCCCCGGTACTCCAGCCGCTTCAGCCCGGCCATCACGACATCGAGAGCCGACTGCGACCCCACATAACCCACGATTCCGCACATGCTGCGCAGCCTACGAGCGAACACGCGCCACACCTGTGCACCGAGTGCCCGAAATCGGAAATTCCCGCCGGGAGCACGAAGGCCCCCGGCGGAGAGGGAATCCCGGTGGATCAGGCGAGCTTGGCCAGCTGAGCGTCGACGATCTCCGTGGGGAAGTCGTAGTCCTTGCCGGTGGAGGCCGAGGCGAAGTTGACGGCGGGAACGTAGACGACGGTGGCGCCCTTGCGGACGACGACGGCCTTCATCGGAGCCTTCAGACCGGCGTCCACGGTCACCGTCAGGGCGAGCGCCTCGTCCGCTCCTTCGGGCGCCGCGGTCCTGGTCACCTTCAGGGCGTCGCTCTTCGTGCCGGTCACCGTGTAGGAGAACCCGGCGGCGCACTTCTCGGCAGAGGTGTTCAGGTCCTTCATGGCCTGCTCCGCGCCGCCGTCCTCGTAGGAGGCCAGCGTGATGACGGCCTGCTCAAGGTCGAGGGCGGCGAGGAACTGGTCCTCGTCACTCGCCCCGGCGGCGGGCTTCTCGGCGTCGCCCTTCCAGGTCCGCTTCACCGTGGCCGCCGGCTTGCCGACGTAGGAACCGGACTGGAGGTACGCCAGCGGCACGCAGGCCGCGTCGTCCGACGACACCTTGTCCTGCGCGATGTCGTCCTTGGCCGGCACCTTCTCGGTGAGGGTCCCGCTCTTCACATCCGCCTGGACGAGGGCGACCTTCGCCAACTCGGCGGCGGTGAGCGCCTTGGCTGCGGTCTTGCCCTCGCCGGCCTTGTCGCCTCCGCCGGCTGCCTCGGCGGCGGGTTCGGGAGCGCTGCCGCAGGCGGTGCCGAGAAAGGCGAGCGCGGCGACGGAGGCGGTGAGGGCGGTACGGCGAACGACGGTGGATCTCAAGGAAGAAGGCTCTTTCTCTTCGGATTCTCTGTGCGTGCTCCAGGCATGCTTTACGCGCACTTTACTCAAAGCCTCCACGCAAATGATCGACAAACTACTGTTCGATACCCGTCCGTGACACCGGGCGTGACGCACTCCACCCCCCACCCCGTCCACACTCCCGTAACAATGGACTGTGATCTCTCCGGTCTCCTCGATGCCCCGGAGCGCCCACCGGCAGCGGCCGGAGGCGACTCCCTACGTCGACCTCACCCGTGCCGAGTGGAGTGCGCTGCGCGACAAGACGCCGCTTCCCCTCACCGCCGAGGAGGTGGAGAAACTGCGCGGCCTGGGCGATGTCATCGACCTGGACGAGGTGCGGGACATCTACCTCCCGCTCTCCCGCCTCCTCAACCTCTACATCGGCGCCACGGACGGGCTCAGAGGAGCTCTGAACACCTTCCTGGGCGAACAGGGCGCCCAGACCGGCACCCCGTTCGTCATAGGAGTCGCGGGGTCCGTGGCCGTCGGGAAATCCACCGTCGCCCGACTCCTCCAGGCGCTGCTCTCCCGCTGGCCCGAACACCCCCGCGTCGAACTGGTGACCACCGACGGCTTCCTGCTCCCCACCGAGGAGCTGACAGCCCGCGGCCTGATGTCACGCAAGGGCTTCCCCGAGTCGTACGACCGCCGGGCCCTCACCCGCTTCGTCGCGGACATCAAGGCGGGAAAGGACGAGGTCACGGCCCCCGTCTACTCCCACCTCATCTACGACATCGTCCCCGACAAGAAGCTCACGGTCCGCCGCCCCGACATCCTGATCGTCGAGGGCCTGAACGTCCTCCAGCCGGCCCTCCCCGGCAGCGACGGCCGCACCCGCGTCGGCCTCGCCGACTACTTCGACTTCAGCGTGTACGTCGACGCCCGCCCCGAGGACATCGAGCGCTGGTACCTCAACCGCTTCCGACGGCTGCGCGAGACGGCGTTCCAGAACCCGTCCTCGTACTTCCGCAAGTACACGCAGGTGTCGGAGGAGGAGGCCCTGGACTACGCGCGCACCACCTGGCGCACCATCAACAAGGTGAACCTCCTGGAGAACGTGGCACCCACCCGGGGCCGCGCCACCCTCATCATCCGCAAGGGCCAGGACCACAAGGTGCAGCGTCTCAGCCTGCGCAAGCTGTAACCGGGCCCCGCCACAACACTCGCCGCACACGGCCCGGTTACCCTGCCCCCATGCTCCACCTACGCCTCATCACCCCGGCCGACAGAACGAACGACGTGGTCCAGCTGATCGGGAAGACGGTCGGCACGACCCACCTCGTCGTCCTGCCCGGCGCCGCGCGCAACCCCGCCGGGGACGTCGTGATGTGTGACGTGGCCCGGGAGGCGGGCGACGAACTCATCGCCGGGCTGCGGGAGTTGGACCTGGACGTGACCGGTTCGATCGCCGTGGAGAACATCGACCTGTCACTCTCCGAGCACGCCGACAAAGCGGAGAAGGACGCGCCCGGCGAGGGCGCGGACGCGGTCCTGTGGGAGCACCTCGCGGACGCGACGCACGAGGAGTCGACGCTGTCGATCACCTACGTCGCCTTCATCACGCTCGCCACGATGATCGCGGCCTGCGGTGTGGTCCTCGACAACGCGATCCTGATCGTGGGCGCGATGGCGGTGGGCCCGGAGTTCGGCCCCCTGGCCGGCCTGAGCACAGCCCTCGTCCAACGCCGCCCGAGACTGGCGGCCCGCTCCCTGATCGCCCTGCTGGTGGGCTTCGCGGCGGCGATGCTGGTGACGGTCGGTTTCAGCTACTTCATGGACGCGGTCGGCCTGTTCACCGAGGCGAAACTGGAGGCGGAGCGCCCCAACACGGGCTTTGTCTACGCCTACGACTGGTTCTCGTTCGTCGTGGCGGTCCTGGCAGGCATTGCCGGCACCCTCTCCCTGACGTCGGCGAAGTCCGGCGCCCTGGTAGGTGTCGCGATCTCCGTGACAACGATCCCGGCCGCCGCGAACGCGGCAGTGGCCCTGAGCTACGGCGACACCACCCAGACCACGGGCTCCACCATCCAGCTCCTCCTGAACCTCCTGGGCATCATCCTGGCCGCCACCCTCACGCTGCTGGCCCAGAAATGGCTGTGGAACACCCAAAGAAAAACAAGCCGAGCTTCCTGAGAGGGGCAAGCACGGACGTGCCCCTACAGGGGCGCGGGGAACTGCGCGACAAGCCACAACGAACCCGCGGCCCGCAGCGAGCCAGATCCCCACCCCCGAACCCGGCCCGCCAACTACCCAAGCGCGGACTTCACCACATCCGCCAACCGCCCAGCCACAGACCGAGCCTGATCAATATCAGCAGCCTCGACCATCACCCGAACCAACGGCTCGGTCCCGGAAGGCCGCAACAACACCCGCCCCGTAGCCCCGAGTTCCCGCTCGGCCTCGGCCACCGCAGCAGCCAGCTCCACGGACGACCCCACCCGGGTCCGGTCCACGTCAGGCACATTCACCAGCACCTGCGGCAACCGCACCATCACCCCGGCCAGATCCTTCAGCGTACGACCGGTCTGCGCGACCCGAGCCGCCAGCAGCAGCCCCGTCAGCGTCCCGTCGCCGGTGGTCGCGTGATCCGAGATGATCACGTGCCCGGACTGCTCACCGCCCAGCGCGTACCCGTGCTCCTTCATCTCCTCCAGCACATAGCGGTCCCCGACCGCCGTCTGGATCAGAGACAGCCCTTCCCGCTCCATCGCCAGCTTGAAGCCCAGGTTGGACATCACCGTCGCGACCACGGTGTCGGCACGCAGTACGCCACGCTCCCGCATCGCCAGCGCGAGTACGGCCATGATCTGGTCGCCGTCCACCTCCTCACCGGTGTGGTCGACGGCGAGGCAGCGGTCGGCGTCACCGTCGTGGGCGATGCCGAGGTCGGCGCCGTGTTCGAGGACGGCGGCCTGGAGCTTGCCGAGGTGGGTGGAGCCGCAGCCGTCGTTGATGTTGAGGCCGTCCGGCTCCGCGCCGATGGTGACGATCTCGGCGCCGGCCCGGGTGAACACCTCGGGCGAGACCAGGCTGGCAGCGCCGTGCGCCTCGTCCAGTACGACCTTCAGACCGTCCAGCCGGTTCGGGAGCACCCCGACGAGATGGCTGACGTACCGCTCGAAGCCCTCGTCGTACGACCGCACCCGGCCCACGCCACCGCCCGTCGGACGGTCCCAGGGAGCGCCGGTGCGGTGCTCCTCGTACACGGCCTCGATCCGCTCCTCCAGCTCGTCGTCGAGTTTGTGACCCCCGCGGGCCAGGAACTTGACGCCGTTGTCCGGCATGGCGTTGTGGCTGGCCGAGAGCATCACGCCGAGGTCGGCTTCCAGCTCGGCGGTGAGGAACGCCACCGCCGGGGTGGGCAGCACACCGACGAGCAGGACGTCGACGCCCGCGCTGGCGAGGCCCGCGACCACGGCGGCCTCCAGGAACTCCCCTGACGCACGTGGGTCCCGTCCGACCACGGCGACCGGCCGGTGGCCCTCGAACGAACCCGCCTCGCCGAGTACATGGGCCGCCGCGACGGACAGGCCGAGAGCCAGCTCGGCCGTCAGGTCCACGTTGGCGACACCGCGCACGCCGTCCGTGCCGAAGAGTCGTCCCACTGGTGTCCTCCGAAGATGCTGGGAATGTGCGCACTGTACGTAGTACGGCTCATGCGCTGAGGGGCCTGTGTGTCGTACGGCTCATGCCGAGTGTCCATGCCGGACCTGCCTACGTATATCCCCTGTGCCTGTTTCCAGGCTGTCGGGAACGATCCCCGAACCTGTGCCGCAGGCCTGTGATAGGTAGCCATGAGCCTCTGAAAAGTAACGTCCCCTGTAAACGAACCGCCCCGACGGCACGGAAGTGCCGCCGGGGCGATGCGTACGAGACGTGTGAAACGTCCGAGAACAGCGAGCGATTAACGCTTGCTGTACTGCGGGGCCTTGCGGGCCTTCTTGAGACCGGCCTTCTTGCGCTCGACCGCACGGTCGTCGCGACGGAGGAAGCCGGCCTTCTTGAGGGCGCCGCGGTTGTTGTCCACGTCGGCCTCGTTCAGCGCGCGGGCCACACCGAGGCGCAGGGCGCCGGCCTGGCCGGAGACGCCGCCACCCGTGATGCGGGCGACAACGTCGTAGCGGTTGTCGAGCTCGAGCACCTTGAAGGGCTCGTTGACTTCCTGCTGGTGCACCTTGTTGGGGAAGTAGTCCTCAAGGGTGCGACCGTTGATCTTCCACTTGCCGGTGCCCGGGACGATCCGGACGCGGGCGATGGCGTTCTTGCGACGGCCCAGGCCGGCGGCCGGCTGCGGGTCGCCGAAGCGACCGTCAAGGGCCTCCACGTACTCGCCCTCGACGACGGGCGCCTCGGACTCGGTGGTGTAGCTCTCGACGTCGGCGTTCTCGAACTCGACATCGGCGTTCTCGTCGAGCGGCTGCTCGACAGTGGTCTCGGCCACGATTCTCCTCAGAATTCTTTACGTCTTAGGGGGTGGCCGGAACTACTGCGCGACCTGGGTGATCTCGAACGGCACCGGCTGCTGGGCAGCGTGGGGGTGCTGGTCGCCCGAGTAGACCTTCAGCTTCGACAGGCACTGACGGCCCAGGGTGTTCTTGGGGATCATGCCCTTGATGGCCTTCTCGACGGCCTTCTCGGGGTTCTTCGCCAGAAGCTCGTCGTAACGGACGGAGCGGAGACCACCCGGGTAACCGGAGTGGCGGTACGCCATCTTCTGGGTCTTCTTGTTGCCGGAGAGGTGCACCTTGTCGGCGTTGATGATGATGACGAAGTCACCAGCGTCGACGTGGGGCGCGTAAATCGGCTTGTGCTTGCCGCGCAGAATGTTCGCGGCAGTGGTGGCCAGACGGCCCAGGACGACATCCTGGGCGTCGATGACGTACCACTGGCGAGTGATGTCGCCGGGCTTAGGGCTGAACGTACGCACTTCGTAGCCTTCGCTTCTTCAGTGGATGGGTCCTGACACATGGCATCACTGAAGCGATCGTGCAGCTGGGGACGACAGTGCCGGGAACGCTGCCCGTATGCCGCCCACTGGAAACTGCTCCAGGGAACCTACGTAAGGGCTTCTCGTGTGAGAACGACCAAGCCGATACGCATAACGAACGCCCAGGCTACCCGCGCGGCCCCGGACGGGTCAAAACGAGCCCGGCGGGCACCGGACGACAGCAGGCGGACGGCCACGCGCGGACCCGCCCAACGACCGCCGCAACGGACAGTACGGGCCGGTGCGTGAGAAACCCTGCTGAACCCCGACCGAACCCCGACCCGGCCCCGACGGCGTTGCCCCTGTGGCACATGAGAAGGCCCTGAGACGCATCGGCACAGGGGTTGCACGGCGTCTAAGATGCGCCCATGAGCTTTGGGCAGGGGGGACCTCAGTGGGATCCCTGGAAACCGAATACCCCGCAACAACCGTGGGACGACCAGAGCGGCCGGACCTCTCAGCCGTCATGGGAAGACCAGACCGGCCGGGCCCCGCAGCAGCAGCCGTGGGCCGGCCAGTTCGGCGGCCAGGCCCCCGACTGGGCGGCGCTCGCCGACGCCTCCGAGACCCGTAACAGACGCCGCAGACTCCTGCTGATCGTCGGGGCCGCGGTGGCCACCGTCGGCGTGGGCGCGGCCGTGGCGATGGCCGTGGTCAACGCGGACGGCGACAGCCAGGCCTCCAACAAACCGACCTCCGGCCTGCCCGCCACCGCGGACATCCCCAGCGACACCGCCTCGACGCCGTCGTTCGCGCCGACGAGCGCGCCGCCGCCGCTGGATCCGAAGGACTTCATATCCAGTGTGAAGAAGGACACGGCGCCGCTGAGCCCGGAGACCCTCTTCCCCGGTACCCAGCTGACGATGGGCGAGCGCCTCTACAAGAAGGGTCCGACCGCCGACACCAAGAACTGCGCGTCGGCCGCGAAGAACACCCTCCCGAAGATCCTCACGGACAACGGGTGCACACGCTTCCTGCGCGTCACGTACAGCAAGGACGGCATCGCGGTCACAGTCGGCGTGGCCGTCTTCGACACCGAGGCGCAGGCCACGAAGGTCAAGGCCACGGCGGACAAGAAGAGCATCGTCGAGTCCCTGTCCGGCGGCGGTGTCCCGACCTTCTGCCGCGCGGCGATCTGCCGCTCGACGACCAACTCCTACGGCCGCTACGCCTACTTCACGATCGCCGGCTTCACCGACGGCAAGAACGTGACGACGAAGAGCACGGCGGTCTTCACCACGGGCGACGACCTGGGTGAGTTCGCCTTCCGCCAGATCAGGCGCCGCGGCGAGGCCCAGGCTTCGGCGGCCAGCCAGTAGTACACCCCAGCAGCCCCCTCCCGCTCCGGCTCCCGATGGCCGACGATCACCGATCGTCGGCCATCGGCCGTCGTGCGCCCTTCGCTCAGTGCACTTCGCCCCGCACCCGCCGAGCCTGGAGCTGCCGCCCGGCGAGCTGGTCGTCCGCCGGATAGGCGACCTCCTCCAGGGTCAGCCCGTACGGCCGTACGACATGCACGGCACTGTCGCGCACCCGCGCGTCCAGCACCCGTCGCGGCCACTCCACCCCCCGGTGCCCGTCGCCCACGAACAGCAGCGCGCCGACCATGGACCGCACCTGGTTGTGGCAGAAGGCGTCGGCGCGGACCTCGATCTCGACGATGCCGTCCAGCCGCCGGCGCACCCCGAAGTCGAGGACCTCACGGACCGTCGACGCCCCCTCGCGCTTCTTCGCGTACGCGGCGAAGTCATGTTCCCCGACAAGGGACTTGGCGGCGGCGTCCATGGCGACGACGTCCAGCTCCCAGTCGTGCCAGAGCACATGGTTGCGCAGCAACGGATCCACGCCCCCGGGCCGGTCACCGACCCGGTACACATAACGCCGCCACAGGGCGGCGAACCGCGCGTTGAACCCGCCCGGCGCCTCTGCCGCACTCCACACCCGCACGTCTTTGCTGAGCCGTCCGGCAAGCCTCTTGAGTAGCTTCTCCTGGTGCTCGCCCCACACCTCCACCGGCAGATCGACATGGGCGACCTGCCCCCGAGCGTGCACCCCGGCATCGGTACGCCCGGCCACGGTCAGCTCGTACACGGCCTCCCCGGACCGGGTCACCGTCCGCAGGGCGTCCTCGATCTCCCCCTGTACGGTCCTACGGCCACCGGCCTGCTTGGCCCACCCGGAGAAAGCGGTGCCGTCATAGGAAAGGTCCAGTCGCACCCGCACGAACCCGGGCTGTACGTCGTCACTCACAAACAGATCCTCACTCACACAGGCACAGGCTGGGAACGCGAAAGCGGGCCCACCCGAAAGGGCGGACCCGCAACGCGAGGCAAAGGCCTCAGGCGTCCTTGGACTCCTCGTCCGCGGCCGGAGCCGCGTCCTCGACGACCTCGTCGGACTTGGCCTCGACGGCCTCGTCCTTCTTGAGGGTGTCTTCCTTGACGGCACGCTTGGTCGCCGCCTCGGCCTCACCGGTGGCCTGCTGGGCCACGGTCAGGGCCTCCACCAGCTCGATGACAGCCATGGGCGCGTTGTCGCCACGACGGTTACCAATCTTGGTGATACGGGTGTAACCACCCGGGCGGTTCTCGTAGCGCGGGCCGATCTCGGTGAAGAGCGTGTGGACGATGCTCTTGTCCGTGATGACCTGGAGCACCTGACGGCGGTTGTGAAGGTCGCCCTTCTTCGCCTTGGTGACCAGACGCTCGGCGTACGGACGGAGCCGGCGCGCCTTCGCCTCGGTGGTCGTGATCTTGCCGTGCTCGAAGAGCGACTTCGCGAGGTTCGCAAGAAGCAGCTTCTCGTGCGCGGCACTGCCGCCCAGACGGGCACCCTTGGCGGGCTTCGGCATGATCTTTCTCCTTGTTGTCTGCCCCGGCCGTATCAGGTACCAGAGTCAGTGTCCGAGCAGGCGATCACCTGTCGGAGATCCGGGAGCAGCCCCGAAGGGGCGATCCCGGAAGGGGCACGGGGAACTGCGCGACAAGCCACAACGCACCCGCACCCAAAATCAAACGCTGAGTCCCGAGCTCCTAGTACTGCTCAGTCTCAACAAACCCAGCATCCACATCATCGTCGGCGCCAAAGGCGTCAGCCGCGGCGGTCGGGTCGAACCCGGGAGGCGAGTCCTTGAGCGCGAGGCCCATCCCGGCAAGCTTAGCCTTGACCTCGTCGATCGACTTCGCGCCGAAGTTGCGGATGTCGAGCAGGTCCGCCTCGGACCGAGCCACGAGCTCACCCACGGAGTGGATGCCCTCACGCTTGAGGCAGTTGTACGACCGAACGGTGAGCTCCAGCTCCTCGATCGGCAGCGCGAGATCAGCGGCAAGCGCGGCATCCGTCGGGGACGGGCCCATGTCGATGCCCTCGGCGTCGACGTTGAGCTCACGGGCGAGCCCGAACAGCTCGACGAGCGTCTTACCGGCAGAAGCCATGGCGTCACGGGGACGCATGGCCTGCTTGGTCTCGACGTCGACGATCAGCTTGTCGAAGTCGGTGCGCTGCTCGACACGCGTGGCCTCGACCTTGTACGTGACCTTCAGAACCGGCGAGTAGATCGAGTCGACCGGAATACGACCGATCTCCTGCCCCACCTGCTTGTTCTGAACAGCGGAGACGTAGCCGCGACCGCGCTCGACGGTGAGCTCGACCTCCAGCTTGCCCTTGCCGTTGAGCGTGGCGAGGACGAGGTCGGGGTTGTGCACCTCGACACCGGCCGGCGGCGCGATGTCAGCGGCGGTGACCAGGCCGGGACCCTGCTTGCGCAGGTACATCACGACCGGCTCGTCGTGCTCGCTACTGACGACCAGCTGCTTGATGTTGAGGATGAGGTCCGTGACGTCTTCCTTGACACCCGGCACGGTGGTGAACTCGTGCAGAACGCCGTCGACACGGATGCTGGTGACAGCCGCACCCGGAATCGAGGACAGAAGGGTCCGGCGGAGGGAGTTACCGAGGGTGTAGCCGAACCCCGGCTCCAGCGGCTCGATGACGAACCGGGAGCGGAACTCGTCGACGACCTCTTCGGTCAACGAGGGACGCTGAGCGATCAGCATGTGGAAATCCTTCAGTCATGGACACCCGCTATTTGATGCCCGACCAGTAATACAAGGGTACGGGCGATACAGCTCCGAGGAGCCATACCGCCCGAAACCTCAAACCGCCAAACGACAGTCGAACGTCAGATCAGACGCGACGGCGCTTGGGCGGACGGCAGCCGTGCTGCGACATGTGGGGGCCGACCCCCACACCCCCAGCCGAAAGCAACCGCGCCACCCTGAACCGGTGCGTCAGACGCGACGGCGCTTGGGCGGACGGCAGCCGTTGTGCGGGGTGGGGGTGACGTCCTGGATGGAGCCGACCTCGAGACCCGTCGCCTGGAGCGAACGGATGGCCGTCTCGCGACCCGAGCCCGGGCCCTTGACGAAGACGTCAACCTTGCGCATGCCGTGCTCCTGCGCGCGACGGGCGGCCGACTCGGCGGCCATCTGCGCGGCGAAGGGGGTGGACTTGCGCGAGCCCTTGAAGCCGACGTGGCCGGCGGAGGCCCAGGAGATCACGTTGCCCGCGGGGTCGGTGATCGAGACGATCGTGTTGTTGAACGTGCTCTTGATGTGAGCGTGCCCGTGAGCGACGTTCTTCTTTTCCTTGCGGCGCACCTTCTTGGCAGCGCCCTGACGACCCTTGGGGGGCATCTACTACTCCTACGGGGAGGTGGTCGGTCCTACAGCGAAGACCGCTGATGAAGCGTTGTCCGCTGAGGACTACTTCTTGCCCGGCTTCTTCTTGCCGGCGATGGCGCGACGCGGGCCCTTGCGGGTACGAGCGTTCGTGCTGGTGCGCTGACCGTGGACGGGCAGGCCACGGCGGTGGCGAATACCCTGGTAGCAGCCGATCTCGATCTTCCGGCGGATGTCGCCCTGGATCTCGCGACGGAGGTCACCCTCGGTCTTGATGTTGGCGTCCACGTACTCGCGGATCGCGACGAGCTGCTCCTCGGAGAGGTCCCGAACACGGGTGTTCGGGTCAATGCCCGTCTCCGCCAGCGTCAGCTGGGAAAGGGTCCGGCCGATGCCGAACACGTAGGTGAGGGCGACCTCCACACGCTTTTCACGCGGGATGTCAACACCGGAAACGCGTGCCATTCAATGGCTCCAGTTGTCGTTCGGAGGTCTTCCACAAAGCCGTTTCCCAGCCGCCGTATGAGGTACGAACTGGGTCCCCGGCCTCCGACCGGGGGTATCAGCTCCACTGAACGACGGTCGAACTGCAACCACCGAACTTCGGACCTGGGCTCTGCGTATGAACATGTACTACTGCTCGCGTCGCGCGAATTTCTGCGGGTGCAGAAGGTGGGTCGTGCGTCAGCCCTGGCGCTGCTTGTGGCGCGGGTTCTCGCAGATGACCATGACCCGACCATGACGGCGGATCACCCTGCACTTGTCGCAGATCTTCTTGACGCTCGGCTTGACCTTCATGGGGTGAGGTTCTCCGGGTCAGTTGCCGGCGGCCCCGCTTTCACGGGACGTGGGCAAGATCTACTTGTATCGGTAGACGATGCGGCCACGCGTCAGGTCGTACGGAGACAGCTCCACCACGACCCGGTCGTCAGGGAGGATACGGATGTAGTGCATCCGCATCTTGCCGCTGATGTGTGCCAGGACCTGGTGGCCGTTCTGGAGCTCAACCTTGAACATGGCGTTCGGAAGAGACTCGACGACAGTGCCCTCGATCTCGATGGCACCTTGCTTCTTGGCCACGCTTCGCCCTTCGAATCGACTACCTTGATCGACTCCCATGCGTTCCCTGATGGGCGCATGCGGACATGCGGGTGCACGAGAGCCGACGAGTCAGTCTACGTCAGCACACCCGGAAAGACGAATCGAGGAAGAATGCCCCGCAGCGGTGATCCTTAACCAGCAAGGGGGTTCCACAGGCCCAGAAGCGGGGCGCGGAGGACACACCACCGACCCGACACAGGGCACAGGAGGGACCGAACACACTCTCGCCGAAGCCCCCAGGCCAGCACCGGAAAACCCAAAAATGGAACCCCACCAGGGATACAGGAACGGCCCCCTGGCCGGGGTCCACCGGGTCCGGGGCCACAATCCCGGGCGGGGCGCAGCGGACGCAACCCGCGGGATGCAGGGGACGCAGTCCCCGCGAGGGGCACACGGGCGAAGCCCCGAGCGGAATGCAAGGAAGTGCAGGAGCCGCACCCCCTGGTGGGGTTCAGGGCTCTGGCCCCGGGCCAGTTCGGGAGTACACCCCCGGGCCGGTTTCAGGACCCCAGCCCTCACCGGGGTGCAGGGGCGAAGCCCCGGACGGGGTGCAGGGGACGCAGTCCCCGCGAGGGGTGCAGGGGACGCAGTCCCCGCGAGGGGTGCAGGGGACGCAGTCCCCGCGAGGGGTGCAGGGGACGCAGTCCCCGCGAGGGGGTCCAGGGGACGCAGTCCCCGCGAGGGGGTCCAGGGGACGCAGTCCCCGCGAGGGGGTCCAGGGGACGCAGTCCC contains these protein-coding regions:
- the rpsM gene encoding 30S ribosomal protein S13: MARVSGVDIPREKRVEVALTYVFGIGRTLSQLTLAETGIDPNTRVRDLSEEQLVAIREYVDANIKTEGDLRREIQGDIRRKIEIGCYQGIRHRRGLPVHGQRTSTNARTRKGPRRAIAGKKKPGKK
- the rpmJ gene encoding 50S ribosomal protein L36, translated to MKVKPSVKKICDKCRVIRRHGRVMVICENPRHKQRQG
- the infA gene encoding translation initiation factor IF-1 yields the protein MAKKQGAIEIEGTVVESLPNAMFKVELQNGHQVLAHISGKMRMHYIRILPDDRVVVELSPYDLTRGRIVYRYK